From Crassaminicella indica, one genomic window encodes:
- a CDS encoding N-acetylmuramoyl-L-alanine amidase family protein has protein sequence MKRLLSVLLVFIMILGMSVTAFAAKQERTVVEITDGMSGKLQEVYAVNLLMGGRDIYTDVPSLLYTIKGKSRTLVPIRFVVENLGAQIEWDQKNKEATILAEEKTIVLKIDSAKAIVNGKECSLPNGVPAKLLGYQGNYRTMVPLRFIAEQLGMDVNWIQETTTATVDLPKQSITGIEFREYKDVPRVVIKTTGKVKLSPLYLPGSRFGGTDRLILDIPNTNIDINDPSLIKEGSEIKKKVYDMGVMTIRASLFEKSPRNVTRIVIDLALPRGYDVTFDEENNEIKVDFLNTVKSIKMENRNNADAIVIHTDEIPAYNVIDLGDRVVVDILNAKLKFDKNNILVSKNGVKRIRISQFNPDDNYDKDDKIVRVVLDLEKGQSFENIFVEDEGMDILVYVNSKPLQGFSYKKEAVNKSILKLSLEERDMYDEDYNDNNHELLLKVPKDQISLADTTLNIDDSMVKSIAIDDDGKYYHITIRLQDETTYKIKTVDDEKYNIQVEFKNKKIENSRYSGKMVVIDAGHGGKDPGASSSRLKEKHIALDTAQKLNKLLEEAGFSTYMTRADDTYVGLYERAAIANGLNADAFVSVHYNWHPNPKIRGVEVLYNGEDKSRDNKTFARIVKNEMVKGLKAVDHGIHNRPKLVVIRETKMPAILAEMGFMSNAGEEAKIVTESYRQKAAQTLFNGIKRYFDEVLLK, from the coding sequence ATGAAGAGATTACTGTCGGTTTTGCTGGTGTTTATTATGATTTTAGGAATGAGTGTTACTGCTTTTGCTGCAAAGCAAGAAAGAACAGTTGTAGAGATTACAGATGGTATGTCTGGAAAGCTACAAGAAGTATATGCTGTCAATCTTTTGATGGGTGGACGAGATATTTATACAGATGTTCCATCTCTTCTTTATACAATAAAAGGAAAAAGTCGCACATTAGTTCCTATTCGATTTGTTGTTGAAAATCTAGGTGCTCAAATAGAATGGGACCAAAAGAATAAAGAAGCGACTATTCTAGCAGAAGAAAAAACTATAGTATTAAAAATTGACAGTGCCAAAGCTATAGTAAATGGAAAAGAATGTTCACTTCCTAATGGAGTTCCTGCAAAGCTATTAGGATATCAAGGAAATTATCGAACAATGGTACCTTTACGTTTCATAGCAGAACAGCTTGGCATGGATGTAAATTGGATACAAGAAACTACTACAGCAACAGTTGATTTACCTAAGCAGTCTATCACTGGAATTGAGTTCAGAGAGTATAAAGATGTTCCCCGAGTAGTTATTAAGACTACAGGAAAAGTAAAGTTGTCTCCTCTTTACTTACCAGGAAGCAGATTTGGAGGAACTGATAGATTAATTTTAGATATTCCAAATACAAATATAGATATAAATGATCCATCGCTTATAAAAGAAGGAAGTGAGATAAAGAAAAAAGTATATGATATGGGTGTTATGACAATTAGAGCTTCCTTGTTTGAGAAGAGTCCTAGAAATGTAACTAGGATTGTTATTGATTTGGCTTTACCAAGAGGTTATGATGTTACTTTTGATGAAGAAAATAATGAAATAAAAGTAGATTTCTTAAATACTGTCAAAAGTATAAAGATGGAAAATAGAAATAATGCAGATGCAATTGTGATACATACAGATGAGATTCCAGCATATAATGTGATAGATCTAGGAGATCGTGTTGTTGTAGATATATTAAATGCTAAATTAAAGTTTGATAAAAATAATATTTTAGTTTCTAAAAATGGAGTAAAAAGGATAAGAATATCTCAATTCAATCCTGATGATAATTATGATAAGGATGATAAAATTGTTCGAGTTGTATTAGACCTTGAAAAGGGACAAAGCTTTGAAAACATATTTGTTGAAGATGAAGGAATGGACATATTAGTGTATGTGAATAGTAAGCCACTTCAAGGGTTTAGCTATAAAAAGGAAGCTGTAAATAAATCTATCTTAAAATTATCTTTAGAAGAAAGAGATATGTATGATGAAGATTATAATGATAATAATCATGAATTATTATTAAAAGTTCCAAAAGATCAAATAAGTCTAGCAGATACTACGTTGAATATAGATGATAGTATGGTGAAATCTATAGCAATTGATGATGATGGCAAATATTATCATATAACAATTAGATTACAAGATGAAACAACATACAAAATTAAAACAGTAGATGATGAAAAATATAATATTCAAGTTGAATTTAAGAATAAAAAAATAGAAAATTCTAGATATAGCGGGAAAATGGTTGTTATTGATGCAGGTCATGGTGGGAAAGACCCAGGAGCTTCTAGTAGTAGATTGAAAGAAAAACATATTGCTTTAGATACAGCACAAAAGTTAAATAAGCTGTTAGAGGAAGCAGGATTTTCTACATACATGACAAGAGCTGATGATACATATGTAGGATTATATGAAAGAGCAGCTATTGCCAATGGATTAAATGCAGATGCTTTTGTAAGTGTGCATTATAATTGGCATCCAAATCCTAAAATTAGAGGTGTAGAAGTACTCTATAATGGAGAAGATAAATCAAGAGATAATAAAACTTTTGCTAGAATTGTAAAGAATGAAATGGTAAAAGGATTAAAGGCTGTTGATCATGGCATTCATAATCGACCTAAATTAGTTGTAATAAGAGAAACAAAAATGCCTGCAATATTAGCGGAAATGGGATTTATGTCTAATGCTGGAGAGGAAGCGAAAATTGTTACAGAAAGCTATAGACAAAAAGCTGCTCAAACTTTATTTAATGGGATAAAAAGATATTTTGATGAAGTACTGTTAAAATAA
- a CDS encoding DUF2179 domain-containing protein, with protein sequence MELFLGYLLIFSSRIADVSISVVRTILMVRGKKFQAAALGIVEILIYITVLSKVMSHLDHIGNLIAYALGFGTGQIVGIYLEQKMAIGNVTVQVITKENEEILVNLLRKEGFGVTVIQGYGKDGIRHILNIALQRTMLPKLNHILNEFDKNAFVTIMDTKHIQGGYLKRMKRK encoded by the coding sequence ATGGAACTATTTTTAGGTTATTTATTAATTTTTTCTTCAAGAATTGCAGATGTGTCTATTAGTGTTGTGAGAACAATTCTAATGGTTAGGGGAAAAAAATTTCAAGCAGCTGCTTTAGGAATTGTAGAGATATTGATATATATTACCGTTCTTTCAAAAGTGATGAGTCATTTAGATCATATAGGAAATTTAATTGCTTATGCATTAGGGTTTGGTACTGGACAGATTGTAGGGATATATTTAGAGCAGAAGATGGCTATAGGGAATGTAACTGTACAAGTTATTACAAAGGAAAATGAAGAAATATTGGTTAATTTATTGAGAAAGGAAGGCTTTGGTGTTACAGTGATACAAGGATATGGAAAAGATGGAATTAGACATATCCTTAATATTGCTTTGCAAAGAACAATGCTTCCTAAACTAAATCACATATTGAATGAATTTGACAAAAATGCATTTGTTACTATAATGGATACGAAGCATATTCAAGGTGGCTATTTAAAAAGAATGAAAAGAAAATAA
- a CDS encoding XTP/dITP diphosphatase, translating into MNKVVIASKNKHKLEEIKDILKNFPLDIKSMDEVGLEKLEIVEDGETFEENSMKKAVEVMKETGAIAIADDSGLEVKAIGNRPGIYSARFSGEGATDQKNNEKLLSMLKDVPMEEREARFVSVISVAFPNGKKISVRGECKGFIGFEKKGQSGFGYDPLFIVPEYDKTFAELGPEIKNKISHRARALEQLKERLAELF; encoded by the coding sequence ATGAATAAAGTAGTGATTGCATCTAAAAATAAACATAAATTAGAAGAAATAAAAGATATCCTAAAAAATTTTCCTTTAGATATAAAAAGTATGGATGAGGTTGGATTAGAAAAGCTAGAAATAGTAGAGGATGGAGAAACCTTTGAAGAAAACTCTATGAAAAAGGCAGTAGAGGTTATGAAAGAAACAGGAGCTATTGCTATTGCTGATGATTCAGGTCTTGAGGTGAAGGCAATAGGAAACAGGCCAGGAATATACTCTGCAAGATTTTCAGGAGAAGGAGCAACAGATCAAAAAAATAATGAAAAATTATTGAGTATGTTAAAAGATGTACCTATGGAAGAAAGAGAAGCAAGATTTGTATCGGTTATCTCTGTAGCATTTCCTAATGGTAAAAAAATAAGTGTAAGAGGAGAATGCAAAGGATTTATAGGCTTTGAAAAGAAAGGTCAAAGTGGGTTTGGATATGATCCGCTGTTTATTGTACCTGAGTATGATAAAACCTTTGCAGAATTAGGACCAGAAATAAAAAATAAAATTAGTCATAGAGCAAGAGCATTAGAACAATTAAAAGAAAGATTGGCAGAGTTGTTTTAG
- a CDS encoding N-acetylmuramoyl-L-alanine amidase, whose protein sequence is MKRLFSILLIFTIILGMSTISFGAKLEQYITDITYDHYGSTSKILIKTTGLVAYNTMYLPGSRFGGNDRLIIDIPNAKFNMTDPSFTGNGGIIKKEINMDHIMDIRGSIFEDYPRNVSRIVIDLAMKKDYHVAFNNELSAIQVEFPNSEKIEEALNSVNNINLETRNNSDVIVIHTKEQPVYNIMDFGNKVVIDVLNARLNIDKNEIPIKQGGVKRIRTAQFANDIDGEIVRIVLDIEDGQSLKNIFVEHEGTDILVYTNKKTNLSSSYRGKIIVIDPGHGGKDPGTHNSALNLVEKELTLDTAKRLNDLLEKSGFITYMTRTDDTTLDLYGRPAVANELDAAVFVSVHYNYAENKKVSGVEMLYVDDPTRDCKRFAKTLQEEMIKALKAKDRGIKNEPEFVVIRETKMPAVIAEVGFISNPAEGNLIRTTEYRQKAAQALFNGIKRYFDERLN, encoded by the coding sequence ATGAAGCGATTATTCTCAATATTGCTTATATTTACTATTATTCTAGGAATGAGTACAATTTCCTTTGGAGCAAAGCTTGAACAATATATAACAGATATTACATATGATCATTACGGTTCTACGTCTAAAATACTTATTAAAACTACAGGGTTAGTAGCATACAATACCATGTATTTACCAGGGAGCAGGTTTGGAGGGAATGATCGTTTAATAATAGATATCCCCAATGCTAAATTCAATATGACTGATCCAAGCTTTACAGGTAATGGCGGTATCATAAAAAAAGAAATTAATATGGATCATATAATGGATATTAGAGGTTCTATTTTTGAAGATTATCCTAGAAATGTTAGCAGAATTGTCATTGATCTAGCTATGAAAAAAGATTATCATGTAGCATTTAATAATGAGCTTAGTGCCATTCAGGTAGAATTTCCAAATAGTGAAAAAATAGAAGAAGCTTTGAACAGTGTAAACAACATAAATTTAGAAACAAGAAACAATTCAGATGTAATTGTTATTCATACAAAAGAGCAGCCTGTATATAATATTATGGATTTTGGAAATAAAGTAGTTATAGATGTATTAAACGCTAGACTAAACATTGATAAAAATGAAATCCCTATTAAACAAGGTGGTGTAAAGAGAATCAGGACAGCACAGTTTGCAAATGATATAGATGGTGAGATTGTTCGTATTGTTTTAGATATAGAAGATGGACAAAGCTTAAAAAATATATTTGTTGAGCATGAAGGAACAGATATTCTTGTTTATACGAATAAAAAGACGAATTTATCTTCTTCATATCGTGGGAAAATTATTGTTATTGATCCAGGTCATGGAGGCAAAGATCCAGGTACTCACAATAGTGCATTAAATCTAGTAGAAAAAGAGTTGACTTTAGATACAGCAAAAAGATTGAATGATTTACTAGAAAAATCAGGTTTTATAACTTATATGACAAGAACAGATGATACAACTCTTGATTTATATGGAAGACCAGCAGTAGCCAATGAATTAGATGCTGCTGTATTTGTGAGTGTGCATTATAATTATGCTGAAAACAAAAAAGTGTCTGGAGTTGAAATGCTGTATGTTGATGATCCAACAAGAGATTGTAAAAGATTTGCAAAAACATTACAGGAAGAAATGATTAAAGCTTTAAAAGCAAAGGATAGAGGGATTAAAAATGAACCAGAGTTTGTTGTGATTAGAGAAACAAAAATGCCTGCTGTCATTGCGGAAGTTGGGTTTATTTCAAATCCAGCAGAAGGAAATTTGATTCGTACAACAGAATATAGACAAAAAGCTGCTCAAGCTTTATTTAATGGAATCAAAAGATATTTTGATGAACGATTAAACTAA
- a CDS encoding metallophosphoesterase gives MKIIVMSDTHGKIQLAEHIINKMEAVDLLIHLGDYYPDALAIAKNMNIKVVGVKGNCDRAEVEKEKVLDLGEHKLFLTHGHEYGVKSNLTRIYYKGLQEGCSVVLFGHTHMPVNMKHENILIMNPGSLTSPRGGSKASYGIIEIDGKNIYSDIIEV, from the coding sequence TTGAAAATAATAGTAATGAGTGATACGCATGGAAAGATTCAATTAGCAGAACATATAATAAATAAGATGGAAGCAGTTGATTTACTTATTCATTTAGGAGATTATTATCCTGATGCTTTAGCAATTGCTAAGAATATGAACATAAAAGTAGTAGGTGTAAAGGGTAATTGTGATAGGGCTGAAGTAGAAAAGGAAAAAGTTTTAGATCTTGGTGAACATAAGCTATTTTTGACTCATGGACATGAGTATGGGGTAAAATCCAATCTGACAAGAATTTATTACAAAGGGTTACAAGAAGGATGCAGTGTTGTATTGTTTGGACATACACATATGCCTGTAAATATGAAGCATGAAAATATATTGATAATGAATCCGGGAAGCCTTACTAGTCCGCGTGGAGGGTCTAAGGCTTCCTATGGAATTATTGAGATTGATGGAAAAAATATATATAGTGATATTATTGAAGTATAA
- a CDS encoding GerMN domain-containing protein — MKVKRVIAVGLILCMMIGVTGCANPIQMVKGLFENEEQSDSNIVESLNDAQKDNELRNTVLYYKDDKGFLIPVMRKIPWTEGRGIAKQALRAMIDNPANRKDIEEIGLLPVIPANTEIRGMSIHEGLCKVDFTSDFLNYVSKEEEEALVKAVTYTLTEFPTIDRVQLMIDGKIPEKLEFGTKTATALTRDNINYVGKNYSKNKVVVYYEGTANGLESYFVPVTKDVEKNHETPANMLDALDALVEGPPEGLGLYSEIPKGTRVVSVDMNESIACINLSEEILEAVDNKVAAQSIAKLFGLTIKEQYPEVAGVKLFVDGKELNLGTENKEDPIIVPTFANQYE; from the coding sequence ATGAAGGTGAAACGAGTAATTGCAGTAGGTTTAATACTATGCATGATGATAGGGGTTACTGGATGTGCAAATCCAATTCAAATGGTAAAAGGATTATTTGAAAATGAAGAACAAAGTGATTCAAATATTGTTGAAAGTCTTAATGATGCACAAAAGGATAATGAGTTGAGAAATACTGTTTTATATTATAAAGATGATAAAGGGTTCTTAATTCCTGTTATGAGAAAAATACCCTGGACAGAAGGCAGAGGTATTGCTAAGCAAGCATTAAGAGCAATGATTGATAATCCTGCTAATAGAAAGGATATTGAAGAAATTGGATTGCTTCCGGTTATTCCAGCAAACACAGAAATACGAGGAATGAGTATTCATGAAGGTCTTTGTAAAGTAGATTTTACAAGTGATTTTCTGAATTATGTTAGTAAAGAAGAAGAAGAAGCATTAGTCAAAGCAGTGACTTATACGTTAACGGAATTTCCAACTATTGATCGTGTTCAGTTGATGATTGATGGGAAAATTCCTGAAAAGCTTGAATTTGGAACAAAAACAGCAACAGCTCTTACAAGAGATAATATTAATTATGTAGGTAAAAATTATAGTAAGAACAAAGTAGTTGTATACTATGAAGGAACAGCAAATGGATTAGAGTCATATTTTGTACCTGTTACAAAAGATGTAGAAAAAAACCATGAAACACCAGCAAATATGCTAGATGCATTAGATGCTTTAGTGGAAGGTCCACCAGAAGGATTAGGCTTATATAGTGAGATTCCAAAAGGAACTCGTGTAGTTAGTGTAGACATGAATGAAAGTATAGCGTGTATTAATCTTTCTGAAGAAATATTAGAGGCTGTGGATAATAAGGTTGCAGCACAAAGTATAGCTAAATTATTTGGCTTGACTATAAAAGAGCAATATCCAGAGGTTGCAGGAGTAAAATTATTTGTAGATGGAAAAGAGTTGAATTTAGGAACAGAAAATAAGGAAGACCCTATTATTGTACCAACCTTTGCGAATCAATATGAATAA
- the rph gene encoding ribonuclease PH, with product MRFDGRRENELRKVTITKDYLAYAEGSVLIEMGNTKVICSASIEDRVPPFLKGKGTGWITAEYGMLPRSTQTRKIRESSRGKVDGRTQEIQRLIGRALRSVINLEDLGERTVWIDCDVIQADGGTRTASITGAFIALAQGLYKLYESKQIKSFPVKNYVAAISVGVVEGTPVLDLCYEEDSKAKVDMNVIMTDQKEFVEVQGTGEEAPFSRQELNKLLELAEKGNMELIKMQKEALGAIDELIGKANEEEIGEESNE from the coding sequence ATGAGATTTGATGGTAGAAGAGAAAATGAATTAAGAAAAGTTACAATCACAAAAGATTATTTAGCCTATGCAGAAGGCTCAGTACTTATAGAAATGGGTAATACAAAAGTAATATGTTCAGCCTCTATAGAGGATAGAGTTCCTCCTTTTTTAAAAGGAAAGGGAACTGGTTGGATAACGGCAGAGTATGGGATGCTTCCAAGATCTACCCAAACTAGAAAGATAAGAGAATCTAGCAGAGGGAAAGTTGATGGAAGAACTCAAGAGATCCAAAGATTGATTGGAAGAGCATTACGTTCTGTAATAAATTTAGAAGATTTAGGGGAAAGAACTGTATGGATAGATTGTGATGTAATACAGGCTGATGGAGGTACAAGAACAGCATCTATAACAGGTGCTTTTATAGCTTTAGCACAAGGATTATATAAGCTTTATGAATCAAAGCAAATAAAATCATTTCCTGTAAAAAATTATGTAGCAGCTATAAGTGTAGGGGTAGTAGAGGGTACGCCTGTACTTGATTTATGCTATGAAGAGGATTCAAAGGCTAAGGTAGATATGAATGTTATTATGACAGATCAAAAGGAGTTTGTAGAAGTACAAGGTACAGGAGAAGAAGCACCTTTTAGCAGACAAGAGCTTAATAAGCTTTTAGAACTAGCTGAAAAAGGAAATATGGAACTTATAAAAATGCAAAAAGAAGCTTTAGGAGCAATAGATGAATTAATTGGAAAAGCTAATGAAGAAGAGATAGGAGAGGAATCAAATGAATAA